From Triticum urartu cultivar G1812 chromosome 2, Tu2.1, whole genome shotgun sequence, a single genomic window includes:
- the LOC125538813 gene encoding CMP-sialic acid transporter 4 produces the protein MQRNGVMECSVCHSKVVAGTPRSISRAYDKHKSKISSKQRVLTFLLVSGDCVLVGLQPILVFMCKVDGKFQFSPISVNFLTEVTKVFFAMIMLIIESRKQKVGEKSLLSVSTFVQAARNNVLLAIPALLYAINNYLKFIMQLYFNPSTVKMLSNLKVLVIAVLLKFIMRRKFSIIQWEALALLLIGISVNQLRSMPEGTKTFGLPVTAIAYIYTLIFVTVPSFASVYNEYALKSQFDTNIYLQNVFLYGYGAIFNLLGILGTVIFQGPESFDILRGHSRATFFLICNNAAQGILSSFFFKYADTILKKYSSTVATIFTGLASAAFLGHTLTINFLLGISIVFISMHQFFSPLAKVKDDKPAGTLELGDAQKHRSSDSSFVNMTAGAADDASHISDDRKPLLPI, from the exons ATGCAGAGGAATGGGGTGATGGAATGCAGTGTCTGCCACTCCAAGGTGGTGGCGGGGACCCCCAGGAGCATATCAAGGGCATACGACAAGCACAAGAGCAAGATATCATCCAAACAGCGCGTGCTCACCTTCCTTCTTGTGTCCGGGGACTGCGTCTTGGTCGGCCTTCAG CCTATCCTAGTCTTTATGTGCAAGGTTGATGGGAAATTTCAGTTCAGTCCCATCAGTGTTAACTTTTTGACGGAAGTTACAAAAGTTTTCTTTGCTATGATAATGCTAATAATTGAG TCTAGAAAACAGAAGGTTGGGGAGAAGTCACTTCTGTCAGTTTCGACCTTTGTACAG GCAGCCCGTAACAATGTACTCTTAGCTATTCCCGCTCTACTATATGCCATCAACAACTACTTAAAGTTTATCATGCAG TTATACTTCAACCCCTCGACTGTGAAGATGCTAAGCAACCTGAAG GTACTCGTCATAGCTGTACTCCTAAAGTTTATAATGCGAAGGAAATTCTCTATAATTCAG TGGGAAGCCCTTGCCCTGCTGCTTATTGGAATCAGCGTGAATCAACTACGCTCAATGCCTGAGGGCACCAAAACTTTTGGTCTTCCAGTCACCGCAATTGCATACATATACACACTAATATTT GTTACTGTCCCATCGTTTGCCTCTGTCTACAACGAGTATGCATTAAAAAGTCAGTTCGACACAAACATCtatcttcag AATGTGTTTCTGTATGGTTATGGTGCAATTTTCAATCTCCTTGGTATCCTAGGAACCGTCATATTTCAAG GGCCAGAGAGTTTTGATATCCTTCGAGGGCATTCAAGGGCCACTTTTTTCCTCATTTGTAACAATGCtgcgcaaggaattctctcttcATTCTTCTTTAAATATGCAG ACACAATTTTGAAGAAGTACTCATCAACAGTGGCCACAATTTTTACTGGTCTAGCATCTGCTGCATTTTTGGGACATACCCTGACTATTAACTTTCTATTAGGCATCTCAATAGTGTTTATCTCAATGCACCAG TTTTTCTCGCCATTAGCCAAAGTCAAAGATGACAAACCAGCTGGAACTTTAGAGTTGGGAGATGCACAGAAACATAG GTCATCCGATTCTTCTTTTGTAAATATGACTGCTGGTGCTGCTGATGAT GCAAGCCACATTAGCGATGATAGAAAACCATTGTTGCCAATCTAA